TCAGATAATTCTGAGCTAACAACTTTTGAGCATTGGAAGTTGGTGTTTCTCAGAAACAGCCCTTCGGGGCCCTTCAGGGTTTCTCAGAAACTTTTGGCTAGTTCCGAGTcggaaccagccaaaacaaactcttttaacTGCGCAAAATTCTCCGCTTCATCCACATTGTCCCGCTGTTGAAGAATCACATAGTCACGAATTTCTGTAGTTTTTAGCTGAGGCCACTACCGATACAGCCCCACACAGCCCTGCAATAATTGAGATGTGGAAGAATCAGTAACTTATAAATTGTGACTAGGGTACTTTGGCGACATATCACCACATGCTAATTTATTACAGGGTGGTACTCCCGTTTTGTCTAGCAATTGGACTTTGGATTTGGGCAAAATAGTAGTAGACGTACTACAGTCAAGAAGAGCCACCTATTGTATCGTGTACCTATCTTTGTAAGCCTAATCCTTAAAGCCAACGTTTGAGAGTTCGTATTCCTCGAGGAATATTATGAACAATTGCAACGAAGGCCATAATCTCGAAATAACTATCGGAAGTCCAAAGTCCGAGGTCTAGAGTCCAGAGTTGGAAGTCTCCAGTAGGAATTCCGAAGGcggaagtctgaagtctgaagtccgaAGTCCCTTCTCGGTCACGGTAGTTGGCGTGTTATAAAATGGGCACATCCCCTGGAAGATTGTTCATAAAGTTCATTTCACCAGCCCAGGGATACATGAAATTTCAGAATGCAATCTGCGTATAGATTTCTCGTAGTGATCGTTCTCCCGGTTTCCTTGAATCATGCTTTCGCCTCGGCCGGTGCGAACGAGACGCCGTTAACCGGCCAAATACACATGGTTTGCGATATGATTCAAACATGCTCGCACGTCAGCGCAGCAATAGAAAACTTGGAAACGAAGTTGGAAAATCTCATTGCACTGGTCAACAAGACGTACTCTCTGCAACCCGCACCTTCACGTAAAAGTCTCAGTTTAGTCACATGAAGCATTGACTTGTTTAAATTCTTACCAGTGTTTTGAATTTGCAGCTGTCCCTGCTTCATCTTGCGacgaaatatttcaaaagcaaaGGTAAGTGTTTAGTCCAAAGAGAAGTCCACTTAGAGTAAAGCAAGAAGATGATGAGTCAAAACTGATGTGAACACAATGAGAGAAGCTAATGTTGTTCAATTCAAAATGGTTGACTTTCGTTTCCTTGTGCGTTTCTTTCTATCCATGAAAGGACGGCAAATAGCCAAGAGTACACGCTGATGCTTGGGTCAAGACACATTTCAGTTTATTGTCATATGGGAGACTTCGGATGCGGAAGTGGAGGATGGACCCCTATTATGAAAACTGATGGCACCAAGGTAAAGGATGGAGGGGAAATTTGCTGGGCAATTTTTATTAGGTTTGAGGAAATGGTTTTATTGTACATCTTTGTTAACTTCTCTAACGTGCTACAGCTGTATTTCTTGATATTTGCATTTTCACTTAGGAGAATAGTGATTTCAACTAAGATAATGTGATTTGGCGACATTTTGCGCGAGTCCTCTGAACTATATAATTTTATCATAAAAGCCTTTAATAATGAGTATCGTTTACAGAAAACCTTCCACTATTCGTCTGGTTTCTGGAGCGACAAGGACGTTTACAACCTTGCAGGAGGGAAGACTGGTTTTGACAATCAAGAAACCAAATTGCCCTCTTATTGGGAGACACGCTTCTCAAAGATTTGTCTCGGAATGAGGAGCGGCTTAACAACAAGATTTGTGGTCATTGACCGAAGCTCCATTTCATTGTATGCACTTATCGCTGACGGAACATACCGAGCTTTGTCACTGGGCCGCAACAAGTGGAAGTCTCTTATTGGTCCACGAGCCTCACTACAGAGGAATTGTAATAAAGAAGGGTTCAACGTTCTGAGTGGAAGCCGCAGCCACTCCAAAGCAAGGATCGGCATCATTGCGAACCAAGAAAACCACTGTTTCAGTTGTGACTCCAGAATTGGATTTGGAACTGGAGGTTCCCATGACAACTCAAACACGTGTGGAAACGAGGCTTCCCATTCCCCTGATAATGGCAATAAACACATCAAAACCATGGGCTATATCCTGGTTCAGTGATTTCCTTCCAATCTAACTTTCCAGGGGAAGACAAAACAAGAGTTCTTTATTGTTCCACATGAAAACGTTTTTAATAAATGATGCTAAAATTCTGACGATGTTGTCTAGTGCGTTGCTGTTTTCTTTCTCGATTCCTTTCCTGCGGAAACTCGTCTCTGAAACTGTATCCTCCCAAGAATTTTTGTATTTGGCTTATTTAATGCCTCCCTGATCCTCATTGACGAGTTCATGTCAGCTGAAAACTTTAGGGAAGTGATTTTGCCTGATGTGTGGAGCATTGGATACAAATCTACCGTGCAGTCCTACTTTAAAGTGTAAATGACAcgaattttttattagcttattcgaaagagctttcaaaatgatgaaaaatggtgtttattttattgtgatagtacTCTTGGTTGGCATGTTATTcaagatgacttgtgacgtcacattgtggagacaaaatgatgtaaaatcacaaaaaatggaatatcccTGAAGACTTTTTTGTATAGAtttgaaactttgtacagttgttgcactcaccacaaagtttcatgatattactactgacatttccatggcaacacagtgggctccaggccctctccattcaaaagataaaatcagagttttctccttcaagaagtgttatttgctcttctTGCTTCTTCAGTGGGTGcgagctaatatggacattacacagcacaagcacaagaaactCCGTTAGAcgctggagcaacaaataaggcattttatTATTTGAGGagggtagaggtctggtaacgagtatgttgctatggtgacatcataactattatcaaaatgtgtagttattgcagcacatcaaccctgcaaaatttcaaccctgtagactttgTATTTgcatagatattccatattttgttagcAAGGAGAAAATTGGGCAACTAAACAAACTGGCCCGAGTTGCCTCAAGCCTgtttagcgctaaccagtgttaactaccatagaaacgtatctTTTGATACTTCTTCACCAATTGTTATGCGCCGATCAAaccgaaacttcaacatcccctcccctcccctcctgGCAAACCTCGGGCATTTGACTACTCTCTCTGCCCTGGGAATGGGGAATTTGACGGGTAAGGCCTTTCCAGGGTGGGGACCTTGACCTTTGTCTGGGTGaggtggggaaaattgaaccggaagtgtaaggtttcaaaagtttttttttttggcgccGAAGGCGCTAGCAGCTGTTaacacgtgtttggacgagATGAAACAGTTAAAGGAAGAGATACAACAATTGGCTGtatgactgttttttttttccttttagcaATTAGACTGTCAAATGGGTTTGGCTGCGTAATTCGTCTTTGTCAAACTATCgagtgaaaacaatatggtATGTTTTCACACCCCCATTTCAGTGTTAACGCTGTACACTTCTGTTAGAGGTAATCAACCGACACTGAACAGTTTAAAATACATACAGTCATGAACGCCCTAGGCTCAGTTGTTGGTATGTATTCAGTACCCTCGTTAAACAACCTTTGCCGTGTTTCTGAGTTAGAGGAGCTTACAATTGCTTATTGACATCGTCCGACTTGataattttttcaatttatggccatttttaatagtttcaatattaaagtTATGTTTTTGTAAAAGGCATCATTACATAAAGGGTCACCAGACATGTGTTGGCATGTTTGTACACAAGCTTTGTTAAAGACGACAGGAGCCGACAACTattgttctttaggaggggTATTTGACGGACGAATCCGACGATAGGGTCGTGCATTTAAACATTGCTTTAGCTAGAGGGGGCGGGAATTGAAACAACTTTCCATTTAACTCCTCGGCAATGGTGAGAGTTTTTCTTAGTGTATACATTGTTGCAGAATTTTTGTCGCAAAAAGAGCTACAAAGCATGCAGGTGCTTGCCAAAGAAGAAAAACCACTGTGGACAAACTTTATCGGAGTGATTCAGCAGTGCCTGAGATCCTCTGTGATTTCCTTTTGCTCGCTCATTTTGCAAGTGCAGCGCATTTAGGTAAATCCCCTtttttacccccccccccccgagacAAATTGTTGCAGAAACAGTTTCCTGACTTTGCCACCCCTCTCTGCCATCCAATTTTTTTACCACCCTGATTTTGGGTGGTCTGGTGAAAAGGTCCAGCCAGGGTCTCTCTCTTGGCGACAAAGTAGGAAAAGGGAGAGAGACTGGGTTCAAGGTTGGGTCATACTGACCAGTAAAAAATAGTCATAGCTTCAGGATTGCTCAACACTTGGTTCAAGTGTTTACTCCTAATTTGGGAAAGTGACCATACCATAGAAGTTGAAAACCTAAAAAAGTAACCTTGCAGGAATGTCACGCCTTGAGAACTCATAGGGGCTATTGGATGGATTCTCACTGTATTGTTCTTGGAACTCAAAATGGTAGAAAACCACACTGTTCCAATACTGTCGCAATGGAGATTTTCCTTAATTCATGATGATGCTTTGGTTTACAAATCATCTGATTCCTGGTTGTTGTTAATCTTCCTGTATCTTTCATGCCAAGTTCAACGTTCAGTTGTAGTCAACTAACTGCTACATTCCAACTCAGCAGATATTAATAAATACAATACGATGCATGTCAATTTCAATAAGCATCAAAGCATCCCCTTACATTTTGCCTCAACCCCAAGATCACTGTCGTGACGAGAAATCCAGACAATTAAGGTCAATGTGTCAACAAGTCATTTCACTAATGTCCAGGGGCTGGTTGCTCAAGGCATGGTTAGCCCtcatcattaataataattaatagctACCAAgcccttaataataattaatagctACCAAGCCCTACACATTTCTATAGTAGTTAACACTGAAGAGCACTAACTTTGATTTGAGCAACTCAGGCCAGTTTACTAACTTCTTAGTTGTTTTAATGAAGTAAATAGTTAATTTACCATTTTGCTCACACGCTTGGTTAGTTTTCCCAAATGGGCTGGTGGACGTCACAcaaatatgtcaaaattcaaAAGGTGCATTTGCTGAGCATGCAGCACATGATTGTTGTTGTAAAACATGCAAATTTCTGATGTCATTGTTGCATAAGGTCTCCATTATTTCATACACTTTCACATGGCCAGAACTAACGAGATAGATATTAGTCATCTCGCCATGAGAAGGTTTCCCACTAATCAATTCGCCACTACGAATTGTTCATTTCCGTAGCATGAACAATGAAGGACTTTGATAAAATTGTAGTGGCGAATTGGTCGGTGGCGAATGTTCATGGTTGCAAAATGACTATAAACCCTAACTTATCGATCCATCTCGCGCTTCAGGCAAAGTCAAAGTCATCCCTTTGGTCACCGTATTCCATCACATGTTTCCTAATCTTCGACGTGTCCGTCCAAGTGACAAAATCTTCCATGTTCCTCGTAACAAGAAAAGCCGGATCCGTGATCACTTCAGGACCAACTCGAATGTGACCATGCTCGATGAATTTGACGGCATCTTCTACAGCTTGAGCCATCTCCAAACGAACCAAAACGACTGACAGTCGACGCCGACAAAATGTACTTGCAGGGAGCTTTTCACACAAAGACAAACTGTTTTTAGACTCGATCAATACCATCGAGTACAGCTTTTCCAACAACTCTTCCGTGGCTTCAGCTCGAAAAGAGTCCTTTGGGTCCAGCTGTTTTATCTTGTTTGCCAGAGAAGTCACCAGTCCGCTAAGTTTGTTATACTTCGTGTAGTCCTCTCTTTTTTGTATGTGGTACTTTCGCAAGATTTTCACTTCTCGGAGGTTATTGTCGCTCTTCTAAGATATGAAGTCGACTTTTTTGAGGAGTTTTTGCTCGTGGAATTTTAGTTTCCGTACCATTCTCGCTTCAGGCTTCCAAACACGAGGTGGTTTTGGTCTCATACGTTGTGTAAGAACTTGCCAAACATCACTAGGACTCAGTCCCTTTCTTTAGAATTAATGTGATGGTCATTTATGCTAACACTCTCTGTACCTGTTTCAAAGTATGTTGTACTTAGTTGGTCTCGGTCTTGGCGATGCGAAGGATATTACGGTAAAAGGGCTTGAAATTGTTAAAAAGGCAGAATTCGTCTCTTTGGAAGCGTACACATCAGTCCTTTGTGTCGGCCAACAAGTATTGGTGAGAAAATGGAAgaatgtatatgtatatattggCAATGTACCAAGTTGCAGGATTGCAGAAAGATCTTTGCATATCACTTGCGTCTCATTAAATAACAAAAGAGTATACTGAATTATGCCTGGTTCTttaaaaaagatattttaattttccgTAATCCCGCACCTCATTCTAAATGATTTAATTTAATACAGTCACTTTTAGCAGGTCACTCTTTGTTTTCAAAACCTCACCATTTGTGAAAATTATGACCTGAAATTGATGTTTCCTCAACTGAAAGTATTAGATTGCTTGCTGTCAGTTACTGACTTGTCAAAGGTGTCCTGTGCTTTGTAATCACCAATGAAGATTCAACAGTGGCATTGCCAACAATTATTCTTGACAATGTGATAATTTCAAGTTCGAgtgaggcctaacactactgtgaagtacccaattattccatcagggatcaACCGCTAgtaaactctgaccagggtgggatttgaacccacgacgagcagcggtgatctaatcccaaggtcgtgggttcaaatcccacccaaTAAGGGCCGCACTTGTAGCGCAAAAagttaaataagcgccgcggcgcttattcgagtaagtaatgataataggacATGAAATCGGACAGTTGCATGAGCCAATCACCCAGCTTAATCCACCAATCCcataatttatcacaataaccatagcaacaaccaCTTACCTTACCAAACtggggattttccaaaatggatgaatttgcaACCCTAGAAAGTGACTCAGCCAGGTAATTGTAACGGGTTtaggttagggtttaggttagGTAAATTGCAATGGTTATGATTATCTGGTAACAGGACCTCGTGGAGTCCAATTCCGTCTGTAATTATACCCGTGATGAAACAAATCGGATTCCCGCTACTccgtcgtccgattttgttaatcactcgtatgattacagaccgaattggacttcactgagtcctattaccattacgaATTAACGGATAATTGGTCTCAGTTGGATAATTGGTCTCTAGTATAAATTCGGCCAATAAATCCCGTTTGCGTCGATATTTGTCTTAATTTCCCAAAAGAAACAAAGTCACCGGAAAacagtttttacttttttaccCTGAGGTCGATAtgcctttttttaaattcaagttTGGAAGAGTTCGTTGGAAAAATACGAACTAGTAAACAACAAACAGCGATTAATGTTGTGAACATATCTTTCCCAGCCGAAATAAACCTAGGTTTTCAGGGAACTAGAAGGTCGCATGATTATAAATTTATGCCCCTGTCACCTCCAGTAAACTGCATATAAATATTCGTTCTTCCCCGGAACAATCCCGATCTGAAACGGTCTGTGTTTTTCAGTGATACATGCGCCATCTGTTAACCA
This window of the Acropora muricata isolate sample 2 chromosome 14, ASM3666990v1, whole genome shotgun sequence genome carries:
- the LOC136897816 gene encoding uncharacterized protein, encoding MQSAYRFLVVIVLPVSLNHAFASAGANETPLTGQIHMVCDMIQTCSHVSAAIENLETKLENLIALVNKTYSLQPAPSPVPASSCDEIFQKQRTANSQEYTLMLGSRHISVYCHMGDFGCGSGGWTPIMKTDGTKKTFHYSSGFWSDKDVYNLAGGKTGFDNQETKLPSYWETRFSKICLGMRSGLTTRFVVIDRSSISLYALIADGTYRALSLGRNKWKSLIGPRASLQRNCNKEGFNVLSGSRSHSKARIGIIANQENHCFSCDSRIGFGTGGSHDNSNTCGNEASHSPDNGNKHIKTMGYILVQQLDCQMGLAAMQSAYRFLVVIVLAVFLNDAFALADANQAPLTGGGTMVCNLIQDSHVHGAIKNLETKLENLIELVNKTRPPQPTPKPVPASSCNEIFQSQRTANSQEYTLMLGSRNISVYCHMGDFGCGSGGWTPVMKTDGTKRTFHYSSGLWSDKNVSNLAGGKTGFDNQETKLPSYWETPFSKICLGMRTGSTTRFLVISRNASSLYALIADGRYRTLSLSRNKWKSLIGPQASLQRNCNNQGFNVPGGMWHSKARIGIVANNEKHCIDCDSRIGFGTGGLHDDSNTCGNEATRLTDNGNKHIKAMGYILVQ